TCTGGCAGCTCTCATCGTTTCAACGTCGTGAATCCCCATCAGGTCAAAGCGGAAACCGTCGATCTGATATTCAGTAGCCCAGTATACGAGTGAATCGACGATAAAGCGTCTCATCATTGCACGTTCAGAAGCTGTATCATTGCCTACCCCGGTCCCGTTTGAGAGTTTCCCGTTACGGGCGTAGCGGAAGTAATATCCCGGTACGAGCTGGTGGAAAGGGGATCTGGTGACGTCATACACGTGATTATAGACAACGTCCATAATGACACTCATGCCGCGGTCATGGATCGATTGAATGAGCGTTTTCAGCTCTGTAATTCTTAGTGCGTGATGGGTCGGGTCTGTTGAGTAGGAACCCTCCGGTGCATTAAAATGCTTCGGATCGTAGCCCCAGTTGTATTGAGGCTGATCAAGCTTTGTTTCATCCACGGTCCAGTAATCGTAAAAAGGCAGAAGCTGAATATGTGTGACACCAAGTTCTGCTAAGTAATCAAGACCGGTTGAAAAGCCATGCTCTGTAACAGTTCCCTGTTCAGCAAGACCGAGATACTTTCCTTTATTAAAAACCCCGCTGTCATCGTGAATCGTTGCATCCCTGATATGCAGCTCATAAATGACTGCGTCAACAGGTGACTCAAGTGTTCTTGTAACTGGGCGCCAGGAAGCGGGATTTGTCTTTTCAAGATCAACGACTGCACTCCTCAGCCCGTTTACGCTAACTGCTTTTCCGTAAGGATCCTGCGTCTCACGCCATTCTTTTCCGATCCGGACGCGATAAAGGTAGTGTGCACCTTCCCAGTCGCCGTTCAGATCAACGTGCCACGTGCCGCGTTCACCCTGATGCATTTTGTAGACATTGACTTCATCGTGCTGAATGATTTTAATCTCAGCCTGTCTTGCAGAAGGGGCCCAGAAGCAGAAGTAGGTTTTTTCAGGCGTATACTGCGAGCCGAGAAATCCATCATATTTGAACGTCTGGTCAAATTTTTTCGTCCGCATAATATCACCAAAGGTCACTTCACAATAACCGAAATGCGAAATGCTCACTTTGTAATGCTTTGTCAGGGAGAGCCTGTTTTTCGTTTTAATCACCAGGCGGTTTGCAAGATCCGAGCCTGCGTTATCCTTTTCAACACGGACTTTTTTAATCTCCGCACCTGACAGTGAAACGCTCAGATTATCATGCTCCCAGTCAAAAGAAAGGTTGGTCAGAACAGAAATCTCATCCCATTTATCAATTTTTGCACTGATAATACCGGGAAAAACAGTGACATCGTTCAGGTTCTCATAGATCCGTTCCATGCCCTGCATCAGCCAGACCTCGGCATGACCGGAGGAATCAAAAGATGTAATAAACCGGTCGTCAAAGCGCTTGCCCGCCCAGTCATTTTCCTCAGTACTTTTACGGATAATAAAGCCGACACGCTTAATTTCTTCAGTACTCTGCAGTGAGAATACAGCCGTTTTGCCATAGCTGTCCCCCTGCGAAAACTCAACCATCTTACCGGTTTCACCTTCAAGCCAAACCCACAGATTCCATCCGTCATAATCCTGGTCGTAGCGATGGTAATGAAGTGTAACGGTCACTTCTTTTAAAATTGGCGGCTGCTTTTCATAAGATTCTATTCTCACCATGGATATCAGACCTTTCTCTGTGGTGTACTGTAAAAGTTTTGATTATTCAATCTCTTTCTATTCATTATACGGCACATTTGTGAAAAGAGGCACTTTAAGTTTCTTATTATGTGTAAAGCGCGTGGAAATGCGATTTGAATTTTTCAATATTTCTCCGCTAAAGGTCTGAATTTTGAAAAGAATAAGCATTGATACGTGGCAACCTGCACAATATCGCTTAAAATAGAAGAAGCAGGATATTATGATGAGGGAGGAATTGTGATGAAAGTATTATATATTAATGCGAATCCGCGTACGAAAAAGTCAGTCAGTGAGGACATTGCGGATACATTTATAGAAGAACTGAAAAAAGCTGAGCAGGGTGTAGAAGTTGAGTATGCCCACCTGTATGAAATGGATCTGCAGGAAATCGATGAAGACGTATTAGGTTCATGGGGTAAGCATCGTACAGGCGAAGAATTTACTGAGGTTGAAAAAGAAAAAGTAAAGCGGATGGATGATGTGCTGGATCAATTTTTAGCAGCTGATCTATATGTATTTGTCACGCCGTTTTGGAATCTGCTGTTCCCGCCACGCGTGAAAACATACATTGATTCACTGTGTATCCCGGGTAAAACGTTCCGTTACACTGCAAGCGGTCAGGAAGGGCTGATCGAAGGCAAGCGTGCCGTTCACATTGAATCAGTCGGCGGTGTCTATAAAGGAACCGGTTTGAACTTCTCTGAGGATTACCTGCGTGAAGTGATGCGCTTCCTCGGTATTAAAGAATACGATTCAGTGGTTTGTGAAGGCATGAGCCAGTACCCTGACATGGCTGATAAGATCCTTGAAGAATCGAAAGCCGAAGCAAGAGAACTGGCTCAAAAGCTTGCACGTCTGGAGTAGCCGGTTAATCGGGTGTGAAAAAGCGGATCACAAGCGGAATTTTAAAAACTTCACCTTTTAACGCATAAATTCCGGCCATAACTGCAAATACGATCCATAATATGGTAGCACCTTATTGATCACTAGGCCAATACCGATGAAGTATAAAAAGCCTGCAGCTGCCTGATACAAAAAGTAGCTGACAGCAAAATTTAAATACACATAGCCATGCTCCCTGACAAAGGGGGCATCTCTTTTGATAAACCATAGAATCAGCGGTCCGACAATGAATGTAACGGTACTCGTGAAATACATCATGGCTGCAACGAGACGGTCTTCTGATTGCATAGTCATGCTCCTTTCAAGAACAGTCTGTGTAGCTAAGTATACGTATGAATAGCTGATAAGTTTCAACTTTGCAGGTTTTGAGCAGAGGCTGAGCTACTGACGGAAAAGTGCGTGGGGTTGAAGGAATTAATCGCTGGACTGAAGGGATTAACAATCGAATTGATGGGAATATCGGCAGCATTAGAGTGGTTGAGGCAATTAATTTGAAATTGAAGAAATCATTTTCAAAATTGAAGGTATTTTTTCAGCATTGAAGCAAATATTTCAGAATTGATGGAAAAACGTCTTAGCACTCTCCCAGTCATCTGACCTGCATACGCCACTACTATCAAAAAGGACCTTCCCCATCATCGGAAAAGGTCCTTTTTTCATTAACTGCTTCTTCCAAGCAGTACCGCTGCGTAAAAGCCTGCAGCAAGCGTGACCATGCACATAACGATATTACCAGCAGTCAGTGCAAGCCCAGGATACACAACAAATAGTGACCCAAATACAAGTCCGATAATAAATGCATACATCATCACCGGATAACGGTTCAGCAGGTAGCGGATCAGCTTACTTGTAAAAATAAAACCAAACGCAACCCCTGCACCAATCAAAGCAATTACAGGAATATTAAAGTTACTCACAGCGGAAATCGCTGTATTATAAACACCAATCACCAGCAGTAAAAACGAACCACTGATACCCGGCAGCATCATTGCTGAACTCGCCAGAATACCTGATCCAAAAAGCAGTGCCATATTAGGAACAGTTAAATTTGTAATAATTGCTCCGTCTTCAGAAGGGTTTGAAAAACCGATTATTAGAACAATCACTGCTCCGGCAACCAACATCGCAATATGCTTACCCTTAAAGTTTTCCTTTGCATTCGATTCCTTCAGCAGATATGGCAGAATTCCGCCGATCAGACCGATAAAAAAGAAATACGTCGGCTGAGGATGCACTTCAAGCAGCCATTCGATCAGGTTACTGAGTGCGATAATCGAGACACCCATTCCGGCGCCAAGTGTAATTAAAAAAGGCAGATGCTTTTTCCATTCTCTCGTTGTAATGCCGCTTAACGCATTGATAAACTGATCGTAAATACCAAGCAATACGGCAATTGTACCGCCGCTGACGCCAGGGACAACATCACTTGCACCCATCGCCATACCGCGGAATATATTTCTCCAGTCAAACATACATACATGCTCCTTTTAAGTTGGTAAAATCAACAATATTCATTATACGGGATCAAACCGGTTTCGTCATGACTGAAAAAAGGAAAGATATAGAGAAAACGTTCACAATTTTGGGAGGTCATTAGAATGCAGAAAGCGATGCTCATATTAAACCCTTCTTCAGGTAAGGAAGAAGCGCTTGATCATAAGGAATCCGTACTTGAAGTGCTCAAAGAAATGAATTATGACATTACATTGAAGGAAACTGAAAAAGAAGATGACGCAACACGGTTTGCAGAAGAGGCGTGCCGTGAGCGCTATGATCTGGTTGTTTCAATGGGCGGTGATGGCACACTAAATGAAACGATTACAGGTCTAGCAAAGCAGGAATATCAGCCGGCACTTGGCATTGTCCCGCTCGGAACGGTTAATGACTTTGCACGCGCACTGAACATTTCCATGGACGCAGAAGAAGCGATTCAGCAGCTGAAGACGGCTGAGACGAAGCGTGTGGATATCGGACGGATCAATGACCGCTACTTTATGAATATTATTGCACTTGGCGGGATTGCAGAAGCAACATTTGGTGTATCTGTTGAACAAAAAACGAAGCTTGGACCGCTTGCTTATATGATTGAAGGATTCAAAACCATTCGTGAAAAAGAACCGTTTGAAGCGGATATTACATACGACGGACAAAAGTGGGAGGGCAGTGCACTGCTGTTCTTAATGGCACTGACAAACTCTGTCGGAGGGTTTGAAAAGCTTGCCCCGGATGCTGAAGTAAATGATGGACATCTGCACTGTTTTGTCATCAAAGATGTACCGCTTTATAAGCTGATCAGTATTATGACTGCACTGCTGAAAGGTGAACTTGAAGAAGATGAAAATGTAGCGTATTTTAAAGCAAAAGAAGTACACGTGAATTCAGATAAAGATCTGATCTCAAATGTTGACGGGGATGAAGGGGCACATGTGCCACTAACAGTAGAAGTATTAAGCAGACACATTCCAATTCTATGTCCTGTCGAAGATAATCAGTAATCATTTATATAGGAGGCTAACAATGATTAAAGCAATGGTAACAGGTGGATCAAAAGGACTTGGAGCGGCAATTGTCAGTCACTTCATTGACCGTGAAATTGACGTAACAGATGTCTCAAGATCAGGTAATAGCAGCTTAAAGGGAAACAGGTACTATCACCATCAGCAGGTGGATATGACCTCGCTCTCTGAGTCACTGCATTTCCTCAGATCCTGGACTGAGGAGCAGGAAGAGCTGACGAAGCTTTACCTTATTCAAAATGCGGGAACTGTGCAGCCGATGGAAACAGTCGGCAGTATGGATCCTTCTGCAATTGAAACAGCGATTGCACTGAATTATACGGCACCTGCAGCATGGGCGAATCTCGCGTTCAGGCTGGCAGATGAAAAGAATTTTGAACTCGTAATCGTTAATATCACATCAGGTGCCGCGGACAAACCGAATCACGGGTGGAGCGTCTATGGCAGCACCAAGGCAGCACTGAACTTATTCACAGAAACAGCAGCGCTTGAGCAGGGAGAAGAAGGGCACACGATCATCTCCTACAGCCCAAGCATTATGGATACAGGCATGCAGGAGGAAATCAGGTCTACAGATGCTTCATCATTCGCTTCAGTAAAGACGTTCCAGCAGTATAAAGAACAGGGGAAGCTGCGGAAGCCGGAAGAAGTTGGCGGCGTTCTGGTTAAGGTTCTATTGGAAGAAACACTCGTGAATGGCAAGCTGTATCATGTAAATGATTATTTGCCGTCAACAAAGTAACACACCTGTGAAATGTTTTTTAATGGAAGTGTAATGTGCTAATTGCGTTTCTGGTCCTCCACTTTGGGTAAAGATAGATATGTACAAAATCGATCTACTCAAAAGGAGATGGCCTCAATGAATTTTAAAAAATTTCTACAAGTTGGTGCAGCAGGCGTACTTAGTTTAGGTGTATTAGCAGCGTGCGGTGATGACGGAGAAGAGATGGATCCGGCAGAGCCAGGCATGGAGGAAGAAGAAGCGCCGATGGATGAAAACACAGATGACAACATGGAAGAGGATATGGAGGATACTGGTGAGGACATGGAAGAAGGCATGGACGACGCCGGTGATGAAATGGAAGATGGCGCTGAAGACGCTGGAGACGAAATGGAAGAAGAAACAGATGACATGCAGGACGATTCAGAAGAAGATACTGAACAATAATATAAAGATGGCTGCATCTGTCCAGTGAGGCAGATGCAGTTTTTTAGTTTCTCTTTCGTCTTTCGAAATAAAATGATAAGCTGGAAAGAAAACAGAAGGGATACATATGATGAAAACTCTTTTATTAACAGGCTTTGAACCTTTTCTGCATTTTAAGAAGAATCCCACAATGGAGATCATTAAAGAACTGGATGGTCAGGTGATCGGTGAATGGAAGATTGCAGGGCGAATCATGGAAGTGGATTTTCATAAATCCGGCGATCAGGTTATCGGGTACTACGAAAAAGTAAAACCTGACGCAGTGATCTCACTTGGTCTTGCCGGCGGACGGACTCATATCACACCTGAGAGAATTGCAATTAATTGTAATGATGGAGAAAAAGATAACAGCGGGTTTGCCCCGGCTGGCGAAAAGATTGCAGATGAAGGTCCGGATGGAATTTTTTCAACACTACCTATCAATGCGATGGTTCAGCATCTTCATGAAAAAGACTATCCGGCGAGTATTTCAAATTCTGCAGGGACATACCTTTGCAATCACGTCATGTACAGGATGCTTCACCATCTGCAGCAGGAGGGCAGAAACATTCCGTCAGGCTTTATACATATTCCGGCCTCACATGATATGGCAGTCGAATCAAGAAGACTCCCAAGCTGGTCACAGTCAGATTTAACCGCTGCCATCAGGCTATGTATTGAGGTGCTTTGAGGTTAATCTTCATTAAAGTTGGCTGTTGATTGGAGCTACAGGGGGGACGCTTTCCGCAGGATCGGCGGTGAGCCTCCTCGTGCTTTGCACTGCGGGGTCTCACCTGTCCGATTTTTCCTGCTGGAGTCGCCCCCCTTCCGCTCCAATCAACAGCTGTGCAGACACAATACAAATCTTTAATAAAGATAAAGCAATAAAGTATGATTAAAATAATAAGATATATAAACACAACCCTATCTTTTATTAAAATGTCACCGCAGCGAAACGATTAAAAAAGCCGAGACAATATTGTCCCGGCTTTTCCTATGCATTCTTAATCTTATTTATCCGTTGATCGCACTGATGCAGCGTTTTTTCGATTTCGTCAAGCGATGCTACAAGCGCTTCACGGTCTCTTTGTCTTGCAGCTACCATTCTATCAATTGAATCTATTAGTGAAAGTACATGTTCTTTATTAAAAGAAGAATCTTTTTTCATAAAAAAGCCTCCGTTTGTTTTGTTTACTACAAAATACGGAGGCTCTCTTATTTAAAAGGGGGTGTTAGGCAATTCTTTTTTGGTGCATAACAATGGATAGAAGAATTGCCGGTGCGACAG
This region of Jeotgalibacillus malaysiensis genomic DNA includes:
- a CDS encoding pullulanase is translated as MVRIESYEKQPPILKEVTVTLHYHRYDQDYDGWNLWVWLEGETGKMVEFSQGDSYGKTAVFSLQSTEEIKRVGFIIRKSTEENDWAGKRFDDRFITSFDSSGHAEVWLMQGMERIYENLNDVTVFPGIISAKIDKWDEISVLTNLSFDWEHDNLSVSLSGAEIKKVRVEKDNAGSDLANRLVIKTKNRLSLTKHYKVSISHFGYCEVTFGDIMRTKKFDQTFKYDGFLGSQYTPEKTYFCFWAPSARQAEIKIIQHDEVNVYKMHQGERGTWHVDLNGDWEGAHYLYRVRIGKEWRETQDPYGKAVSVNGLRSAVVDLEKTNPASWRPVTRTLESPVDAVIYELHIRDATIHDDSGVFNKGKYLGLAEQGTVTEHGFSTGLDYLAELGVTHIQLLPFYDYWTVDETKLDQPQYNWGYDPKHFNAPEGSYSTDPTHHALRITELKTLIQSIHDRGMSVIMDVVYNHVYDVTRSPFHQLVPGYYFRYARNGKLSNGTGVGNDTASERAMMRRFIVDSLVYWATEYQIDGFRFDLMGIHDVETMRAAREALDKIDPAIIMLGEGWDLQTALPDHLKANQYQADQMKGVAHFNDALRDHLKGNTFSKQDNGFINGRLGMRHHLLQGVSAGMKVPYDRKTFLSPDQVVNYAEAHDNHTLWDKLCFTTPNATMSDHKRMHRLATSIILLSQGVPFLHAGQEFMRTKFGVENSYRSPDEINKLDWHRREEFNQTVEFIKGLIRLRKAHPAFRMRTKEAIIEHMHFHPTDERLIAYDLTTQEGPYKRFTVIHNAHGGPVKYHLDSDGPWHILADGIHADSKPLGVLRSDMVEVSRHSTYVLGLPFNTEDIRE
- a CDS encoding diacylglycerol kinase, whose amino-acid sequence is MQKAMLILNPSSGKEEALDHKESVLEVLKEMNYDITLKETEKEDDATRFAEEACRERYDLVVSMGGDGTLNETITGLAKQEYQPALGIVPLGTVNDFARALNISMDAEEAIQQLKTAETKRVDIGRINDRYFMNIIALGGIAEATFGVSVEQKTKLGPLAYMIEGFKTIREKEPFEADITYDGQKWEGSALLFLMALTNSVGGFEKLAPDAEVNDGHLHCFVIKDVPLYKLISIMTALLKGELEEDENVAYFKAKEVHVNSDKDLISNVDGDEGAHVPLTVEVLSRHIPILCPVEDNQ
- a CDS encoding pyrrolidone-carboxylate peptidase; protein product: MMKTLLLTGFEPFLHFKKNPTMEIIKELDGQVIGEWKIAGRIMEVDFHKSGDQVIGYYEKVKPDAVISLGLAGGRTHITPERIAINCNDGEKDNSGFAPAGEKIADEGPDGIFSTLPINAMVQHLHEKDYPASISNSAGTYLCNHVMYRMLHHLQQEGRNIPSGFIHIPASHDMAVESRRLPSWSQSDLTAAIRLCIEVL